A single region of the Malus sylvestris chromosome 8, drMalSylv7.2, whole genome shotgun sequence genome encodes:
- the LOC126631224 gene encoding protein SMALL AUXIN UP-REGULATED RNA 12-like produces the protein MSAGLGKCSKIRHIVRLRQLLRRWRSKACTSTKRIPSDVPAGHVAVCVGTSRTRFVVRASYLNHPVFKKLLVQAEEEYGFSNSGPLAIPCDESLFEEALRFISRSESGKSTRFVNVDDFQKYCHVGARSNPELWADSRPLLRGFSEKTIW, from the coding sequence atgtcaGCCGGACTCGGAAAATGCAGCAAGATCCGCCACATTGTGCGGCTCCGCCAGTTGCTGCGGCGGTGGCGCAGCAAGGCCTGCACGTCCACCAAGCGCATACCCTCCGATGTTCCCGCTGGACACGTCGCAGTCTGCGTGGGGACCAGCCGCACCAGATTCGTGGTGCGCGCGTCGTACTTGAACCACCCCGTCTTCAAAAAGCTCCTTGTGCAAGCCGAGGAGGAGTACGGCTTCTCGAACAGCGGCCCGCTCGCGATCCCCTGCGACGAGTCGCTGTTCGAGGAGGCTCTCCGATTCATTTCCCGCTCCGAGTCGGGTAAGTCGACCCGGTTTGTCAACGTCGACGACTTCCAGAAATACTGCCACGTTGGCGCCCGGAGTAACCCCGAATTGTGGGCCGATTCTCGACCGCTGCTTCGTGGATTTTCCGAGAAGACAATTTGGTAA